One stretch of Pyxidicoccus trucidator DNA includes these proteins:
- a CDS encoding thioredoxin family protein encodes MPLRHAAWLLLAIWGCTTGSTATKRPTHEEAGLAFIEDDYGAALRLARARHLPLFVEAWAPWCQSCRSMRATVLTDPALHPRADRFVWLAIDTDKPGNEAFLRRFPVDTWPTVLVLDADRETVLARSLGAVSVPQLLGFLDGAERAFQQDRRERPVGLARADALAHAGSHGEAITSYQEALARMSREDPLRAGTVVSLLKSLNASGASAECMRLTARELSSLPRVDDRARLLYIGIGCALDLETEEAVALRTTMEEEAIRGIQSPAEALLPALRSSLYEATLEVRQAADDEAGTRRVAEEWLAFLEADARNARSAEERSALDNHRLRVALLLEEPGRAIPALEQSERELPADYNPPARLALLYLMSGQLDRALGASDRALAIAWGFGRSMVVATHARILLARGERAKAEQLLKDTLHELERAPEGLNTPRQQRVLRATLDLVQAKGN; translated from the coding sequence ATGCCATTGCGACACGCGGCCTGGCTCCTGCTGGCCATCTGGGGCTGTACGACGGGCAGCACCGCCACGAAGCGTCCCACCCACGAGGAGGCCGGGCTCGCCTTCATCGAGGACGACTATGGAGCCGCGCTCCGCCTGGCGCGCGCGCGGCACCTGCCCTTGTTCGTCGAGGCCTGGGCGCCCTGGTGCCAGTCCTGCCGCTCCATGCGCGCGACGGTGCTGACCGACCCGGCCCTCCATCCACGTGCCGACCGCTTCGTCTGGCTGGCCATCGACACGGACAAGCCCGGCAACGAGGCCTTCCTGCGGCGCTTCCCCGTGGACACCTGGCCGACGGTGCTCGTCCTCGACGCGGACAGGGAGACCGTGCTCGCGCGCTCGCTGGGCGCCGTGTCCGTCCCGCAGCTCCTCGGGTTCCTCGACGGGGCCGAGCGCGCCTTCCAGCAGGACCGCCGGGAGCGTCCAGTGGGCCTCGCCCGCGCGGATGCGCTCGCACACGCGGGCTCACACGGGGAGGCCATCACCTCCTATCAAGAGGCCCTCGCGAGGATGTCCCGGGAGGACCCGCTCCGCGCCGGCACGGTGGTGTCCCTGCTCAAGTCCCTCAACGCGTCGGGTGCCTCGGCTGAGTGTATGCGGCTGACGGCCCGGGAGCTGTCGTCCCTGCCTCGCGTGGATGACCGCGCGCGGCTGCTGTACATCGGCATCGGCTGTGCCCTGGACCTGGAGACGGAGGAGGCGGTGGCGCTGCGCACGACGATGGAGGAGGAGGCCATCCGTGGCATCCAGTCCCCGGCGGAGGCGCTGCTTCCCGCCCTGCGCTCCTCCCTCTACGAGGCCACCTTGGAAGTACGGCAGGCGGCGGATGACGAGGCGGGGACGCGAAGAGTCGCGGAGGAGTGGCTCGCCTTCCTGGAAGCGGACGCCAGGAACGCGCGCAGCGCCGAGGAGCGCTCCGCGCTCGACAACCACCGACTGAGGGTCGCCCTGCTCCTGGAGGAGCCCGGACGGGCCATCCCCGCGCTGGAGCAGAGCGAGCGTGAGCTGCCCGCCGACTACAACCCGCCCGCGCGGCTCGCCCTGCTGTACCTCATGTCCGGCCAGCTCGACCGGGCACTGGGGGCCAGCGACCGCGCCCTGGCGATTGCCTGGGGCTTCGGGCGGAGCATGGTCGTCGCGACCCACGCACGGATTCTCCTCGCGCGTGGCGAGCGCGCGAAGGCGGAGCAACTGCTGAAGGACACGCTCCACGAGCTGGAGCGCGCACCGGAAGGCCTGAACACGCCCAGACAGCAGCGGGTGCTGCGCGCGACGCTCGACCTTGTTCAGGCCAAGGGGAACTGA